In Aythya fuligula isolate bAytFul2 chromosome 14, bAytFul2.pri, whole genome shotgun sequence, the following proteins share a genomic window:
- the ARL10 gene encoding ADP-ribosylation factor-like protein 10 has product MAPPRALRDLTLALGAAVVALGSLLFIAWKLYFRDTELGASWDSWWEREVKELRDRAPPGSTVEWKQVLVLGLDGAGKSSVLHYICSQTARKRIPPTLGFNSAQLQVEGLEMDLLEVGGSQNLRAYWSHYLSGAHVLVFVVDSVDRARLLTARQELHALLAQEPRLPLVVLANKQDKSDALSAEELREELELQALGGQRELFLLPTSATWASLSTATSVLHLRSLLVSLLSQS; this is encoded by the exons ATGGCTCCCCCCAGAGCTCTCCGCGACCTGACCTTGGCCTTGGGGGCCGCCGTGGTCGCGCTGGGCTCCCTCCTCTTCATCGCCTGGAAGCTCTACTTCCGCGACACCGAGCTGGGAGCCAGCTGGGACAGCTGGTGGGAGCGGGAGGTGAAGGAGCTGCGGGACCGAGCCCCCCCCGGCAGCACG gtGGAGTGGAagcaggtgctggtgctggggctggacgGAGCGGGGAAGAGCAGCGTCCTGCACTACATCTGCAGCCAGACGGCCAGGAAACGCATCCCCCCCACCCTGGGCTTCAActctgcccagctgcaggtCGAGGGGCTGGAGATGGACCTGCTGGAGG TCGGCGGCAGCCAGAACCTGCGAGCGTACTGGTCCCATTACCTGAGCGGGGCCCACGTGCTGGTCTTCGTGGTGGACTCCGTGGACAGGGCTCGCCTGCTGACGGCCCGCCAGGAGCTGCACGCACTGCTGGCCCAGGAGCCCCGGCTGCCGCTGGTGGTGCTGGCCAACAAGCAG GATAAGAGCGACGCCCTGAGCGCGGAGGAGCTGcgggaggagctggagctgcaggcgCTGGGTGGCCAGCGGgagctcttcctcctgcccaccAGCGCGACCTGGGCCAGCCTGAGCACGGCCACCAGCGTGCTGCACCTCAGGAGCCTgctggtcagcctgctgtcccaGTCCTGA